In Actinomadura citrea, a single window of DNA contains:
- a CDS encoding M48 family metallopeptidase: MSEAETDEDRAEGAAAGAPGAAPARRPRIAAAVTAAVLFAGVAAVLARTTPWNPLPGHVPGGRVTPDPALDFTPAEIARSRAFDSAVNPPAYTGLLVGLALILVLGFTPLGARFIGWATAKPRRRPILSTEDDPPHPPKRLRRRPSLPRGDDPPHPPERLRRRPLRIILAVLAVTTLLRVAGLPFDIWSESVLRRYGLSTQSWPAWLVDQAKSLAVTWVIYTIALLLLYALTRRFPRYWWTGAAVGGFVLVVFASFVYPLAVEPVFNRFHSLPAGPLRSDLLAMARRDGVPVEDVLVADASRRTTSLNAYVSGFGSTRRIVLYDTLLKSPPAQVESIVGHELGHAKRDDVLWGTLVGALGVAGALCLLYLLMTSPRLLRRAGLDPGVPGSGGTGPDARRGGGAADPRSVALLLALVTAGTTLAAPVQNLVSRRIEARADAHALDLTRDPSTFVSMQHALSVRNISDLNPDTAEYLLWLTHPAGPDRIAMARDWARLHHVQAPPPLR; this comes from the coding sequence ATGAGCGAGGCGGAGACCGACGAGGACCGCGCCGAGGGCGCCGCCGCGGGGGCTCCCGGCGCCGCCCCCGCGCGGCGGCCCCGGATCGCCGCCGCCGTCACCGCCGCCGTGCTCTTCGCCGGGGTCGCGGCCGTCCTCGCCAGGACCACGCCGTGGAACCCGCTGCCCGGACACGTCCCCGGCGGGCGCGTGACACCCGACCCCGCGCTGGACTTCACCCCCGCCGAGATCGCCCGTTCCCGGGCGTTCGACTCGGCCGTCAACCCGCCCGCCTACACCGGGCTCCTCGTCGGCCTCGCCCTGATCCTGGTGCTGGGCTTCACGCCGCTGGGCGCCCGTTTCATCGGCTGGGCCACCGCCAAGCCCAGACGCAGGCCGATCCTCTCGACGGAGGACGACCCCCCACACCCCCCGAAGCGCCTCCGGCGCCGGCCGTCCCTCCCGAGGGGGGACGACCCCCCACACCCCCCGGAGCGCCTCCGGCGCCGGCCGTTGCGCATCATCCTCGCCGTCCTCGCCGTGACCACGCTCCTGCGCGTCGCCGGGCTGCCGTTCGACATCTGGAGCGAGTCCGTGCTGCGCCGGTACGGGCTGTCCACCCAGAGCTGGCCCGCATGGCTCGTCGACCAGGCGAAGTCCCTCGCCGTCACCTGGGTCATCTACACGATCGCCCTGCTGCTGCTCTACGCCCTCACCCGCCGCTTCCCGCGCTACTGGTGGACCGGCGCCGCCGTGGGCGGGTTCGTCCTCGTCGTCTTCGCCTCGTTCGTCTACCCGCTCGCCGTGGAGCCGGTGTTCAACAGGTTCCACTCGCTGCCCGCCGGGCCGCTGCGCAGCGACCTGCTGGCGATGGCCCGGCGGGACGGCGTGCCCGTCGAGGACGTCCTCGTCGCGGACGCGTCCCGCAGGACGACGTCGCTGAACGCCTACGTCTCCGGGTTCGGCTCCACGCGCCGCATCGTGCTCTACGACACGCTGCTGAAGTCGCCGCCCGCCCAGGTCGAGTCCATCGTCGGGCACGAGCTCGGCCACGCCAAACGCGACGATGTGCTGTGGGGCACGCTCGTGGGCGCGCTCGGCGTGGCCGGGGCCCTGTGCCTGCTGTACCTGCTGATGACGTCCCCGCGCCTGCTGCGGCGCGCCGGGCTCGATCCCGGCGTGCCCGGCTCCGGCGGGACGGGACCGGACGCGCGCCGCGGCGGCGGGGCGGCCGATCCGAGGTCCGTAGCGCTCCTCCTCGCGCTCGTGACGGCCGGGACGACACTCGCCGCCCCCGTCCAGAACCTCGTGAGCCGCCGCATCGAGGCTCGCGCCGACGCGCACGCGCTGGACCTCACCCGCGACCCGTCGACGTTCGTGTCGATGCAGCACGCGCTGTCCGTGCGCAACATCTCCGACCTGAACCCCGACACCGCGGAGTACCTCCTGTGGCTCACGCACCCCGCGGGGCCCGACAGGATCGCCATGGCCCGCGACTGGGCGCGCCTGCACCACGTCCAGGCCCCGCCGCCCCTTCGCTAG
- a CDS encoding CHAP domain-containing protein, translating to MPRSHCKKTPGRHRKPNSLSLTWRTTGGVVVGAAVIGTAAATAQASVLPFGSAPARPAAAADLAPGLTAHGDPSRLTSRRSSEDEPETTGPKAPAKKKDRPARPQATTSAKAAAKSRPTAAQAIGLARSQVGVEEDGGGETKFQEWYMATSRAQETLARDGGSLDGYGDANWCDMFVSWVGEQIGFTDQIGSDAWTVAHARWFQEHGRWGTEPRPGAIVFFAWDGGESVDDIQHVGMVIKKVDDGTIETVEGNTDNAVRVRERSTDVVVGYGYPDYRS from the coding sequence GTGCCACGCTCGCACTGCAAGAAGACCCCCGGCAGGCACCGCAAGCCGAACTCCCTGTCCCTCACGTGGCGGACGACCGGCGGCGTGGTCGTCGGCGCCGCCGTGATCGGCACCGCCGCGGCCACCGCCCAGGCGTCGGTCCTGCCGTTCGGTTCCGCCCCGGCCCGGCCCGCCGCCGCGGCCGACCTGGCCCCGGGCCTGACGGCGCACGGCGACCCGTCCAGGCTCACGTCCCGGCGCTCGTCCGAGGACGAGCCCGAGACCACCGGCCCGAAGGCCCCGGCGAAGAAGAAGGACCGGCCCGCGCGGCCGCAGGCGACGACCTCCGCTAAGGCCGCCGCGAAGTCGCGGCCCACCGCCGCGCAGGCCATCGGGCTCGCCCGCTCGCAGGTGGGCGTCGAGGAGGACGGCGGCGGCGAGACCAAGTTCCAGGAGTGGTACATGGCCACGTCCCGCGCGCAGGAGACGCTCGCGCGCGACGGCGGCTCCCTCGACGGCTACGGGGACGCGAACTGGTGCGACATGTTCGTCTCCTGGGTGGGCGAGCAGATCGGCTTCACCGACCAGATCGGCAGCGACGCCTGGACGGTCGCCCACGCCCGCTGGTTCCAGGAGCACGGCCGCTGGGGCACCGAGCCGAGGCCCGGCGCGATCGTCTTCTTCGCGTGGGACGGCGGCGAGTCCGTCGACGACATCCAGCACGTCGGCATGGTGATCAAGAAGGTCGACGACGGCACGATCGAGACCGTCGAGGGCAACACCGACAACGCCGTCCGCGTAAGGGAACGTTCCACAGACGTCGTCGTCGGCTACGGCTACCCGGACTACCGGTCGTGA